TAATCACAACTGAACACTAAAAACTAAAAACTGAACACTATCTAAGAACAACATCCTTTACAACATTTCGCTTCAATTCTTCGTTAATCATTGCAACAATTTTCGATTTTCCGTGACTCAACTCTTCCCTCAAAACTGACGAAGTTAATTCAACATATAACGTACTCCCTTTTAAAACTACATTTCTGGTATAACTATTTACACCATTTCCCATAAGATTTTTCCATGCATCCTTAACATCAATTTGATCCATGCCCGGTTGCAATTTATTCTCTTGAATGATATGCTTCAGAACATCCCCAACCGTACTTTGATTATTTAGTCTTTTTGCCATCTTCCAAAATATTTATTGGTCCTGATTTCTTATAGTGATATTCTTTTTTTTCTGCATTTTTAACCACTAATTCCTCATCGGTAAGAGTGATTAATTCCTCAGACCATTTCATATAAGGTGTCGAATAATCTAAATATGCTTTATCATCCGCAAAACGAACAACTACATTTTCATAAGTATCATTAACTAAAAAAGTGCCATCAAGTTGAGGCATAACTTTTTTCCTAATGCCCTTATTGTTTTTGTCAATCTGAAAATAATCATAATTTTCATTCATGCCATACTCTTTGTCTTTTCCCTCTTCAAAAACCACTTTTTCAATCTCCCAATATCCGTTTATCTTAGCAATATCAGTAGGTTTTATCTTTTGTTGACATCCAACAAAAAGCAAACATAGAACAAGAACTTTAAATGTATTTTTCATATAATTTTTATTTTTAGAAGCTATTCCTGCTGTCCGTTATATCTTTTTTGGATTATTCTTCCTCTGTCAGAATAACCCAAAAAAGGATGCCACTTCCATCAGGGCTAAAAACCCATTTGACAAAACGTTTTACAATTACAAAGTTAAACTTATTCGATTCAAAGAAAACAAAAAAACATAAAACCCATTAAACTATTTTCTATATTTTTGGTCAAACCTCATATTCAACAGTATATACTATGTATAAAATAATCTGCCCCCTTATAATTCTATTATTTTGTATCAGTTGCTCTTCTGAAACTCCAAATCCAACACCAACAGAAGCGCTTTATTTCCCACCACTTACTGGAACAACTTGGGAAACAAAAACAATCTCAAGTCTAGGTTGGAATCAAAATGCCGTTCAACCACTTTTAGATTATTTAGAACTTAAACATTCAAAATCGTTCCTTATTCTGGTAAATGGAAGAATTGTATTGGAAAATTATTTTAACGGTCATGACGCTAATTCACTCTGGTATTGGGCAAGTGCTGGCAAAACATTAACCTCCACTATGACAGGAATTGCACAGCAAGAAGGACTCCTGAATATTAATAATAAAGTTTCACAATACATTGGTACTGGTTGGACAAGTGAACCTTTGGAAAAAGAAAACTTAATTACTTGTAAGAACCTGCTAACAATGACCTCTGGTATTGAGGACATAGCCAATGGTGATGCTGTAACACCCGAAAGCCTTCAATACAAAGCAGATGCCAGTACGCGCTGGGCTTATCACAATGTATATGTAAAACTACAAGATGTAATTGCTCAGGCTTCAGGACAAACTTGGAACACTTACTTTAATACAAAATTAAGGGATAAAATAGGCATGAACGGAACTTGGATACAAGTAGATAACAATAGCGTTTATTGGAGCACAACAAGAAGCATGGCACGTTTTGGCTTATTAATATCTAACAAAGGAAAATGGGAAAATACAGTAATTGTCAACGAAAACTATATCAATGAAGCTACAAATACATCACAATCAATAAATCTTGGATACGGATATTTGTGGTGGCTCAACGGAAAGTCAAGTTATCATTTACCTCAATCTCAAGCTGTTTTTCAAGGAAGTATTATTCCAAATGCTCCAAATGATATGTTTATGGCTCTAGGAAAGAATGACCAGAAAATTTATATCATTCCAAGTAAAAAAATGGTAATTGTAAGAATGGGAGATGCCGCAGATAACGTAAATTTAGCGTTATCGGATTTTGACGATGTTTTGTGGCAAAAAATTAATGCATTATATCAGTAAGCTTATTTGGTTTTCATTCGTTTCATAAAACCTAAAATAAAGAATACTAAACCTGTCAATAATAAGATATAATATACTGGAACACTTTTATCACGAATAATATTAGCTAAAACAAAGGCAATAATACTGATGAAATAAAAATAGATAGGACTACTATTTTTGAAAGAAAAAAAACTCATTTTATAATTTTATTTAAAAAAACTATCTACAAATTCATACTTATTAAAAACCTGTAAATCTTCAATTCCTTCACCTACACCAATATATTTTACAGGAATCTGAAACTGATCTGAAATACCTATAACTACACCACCTTTAGCAGTTCCGTCAAGTTTAGTAACAGCAAGTGAAGTCACTTCAGTAGCCGCTGTAAACTGTTTTGCTTGTTCAAAAGCATTCTGACCAGTTGAACCATCCAAAACTAATAAAACATCATGTGGTGCGTCACCAACCACTTTTTGCATCACTCGTTTTACTTTGGTCAACTCGTTCATCAAATTAATTTTATTATGCAAACGCCCAGCTGTATCAATAATAACAATATCAGCATCTTGAGCAACAGCAGATTGTAAGGTGTCAAAAGCAACCGAAGCGGGATCGCTTCCCATATTTTGTCTCACTATAGGAACTCCTACTCTATCCGCCCAAATTTGTAATTGATCGATAGCTGCAGCACGAAAAGTATCCGCTGCGCCAAGTACTACTTTATGACCTGCTTTCTTAAATTGATAGGCTAATTTACCAATAGTTGTTGTTTTTCCAACTCCATTAACACCTACTACCATTAACACATAAGGTTTAGTTTGAATCGGAATAACAAACTCAGTTGCTTCACCTGAATTTGTTTCTGATAATAGACCCGCTATTTCCTCACGAAGAATCTCATTCAATTCATCTGTTCCTAAATATTTATCAGAAGCCACACGATTTTCTATTCGAGTAATTATTTTCAATGTTGTATTCACACCAACATCTGAAGAAACAAGGATTTCTTCTAAATTATCTAAAACTTCATCATCAACTTTTGACTTTCCAGCAACCGCTTTGGATAACTTAGAAAAGAAAGTTGTTTTTGATTTTTCAAGACCTTTGTCTAATGTTTCTTTTTTCTCTGATGAAAAAATTCTTTTGAAAAAACTCATTGTATAAATAGTATTAAAAATGAAGCGTTTAACTTCAAATATGCCCCGTTACTTTAGAAAGGTAAATATAGAAA
Above is a window of Flavobacterium sp. 123 DNA encoding:
- a CDS encoding lipocalin family protein; translation: MKNTFKVLVLCLLFVGCQQKIKPTDIAKINGYWEIEKVVFEEGKDKEYGMNENYDYFQIDKNNKGIRKKVMPQLDGTFLVNDTYENVVVRFADDKAYLDYSTPYMKWSEELITLTDEELVVKNAEKKEYHYKKSGPINILEDGKKTK
- a CDS encoding DUF721 domain-containing protein, producing the protein MAKRLNNQSTVGDVLKHIIQENKLQPGMDQIDVKDAWKNLMGNGVNSYTRNVVLKGSTLYVELTSSVLREELSHGKSKIVAMINEELKRNVVKDVVLR
- a CDS encoding serine hydrolase, giving the protein MYKIICPLIILLFCISCSSETPNPTPTEALYFPPLTGTTWETKTISSLGWNQNAVQPLLDYLELKHSKSFLILVNGRIVLENYFNGHDANSLWYWASAGKTLTSTMTGIAQQEGLLNINNKVSQYIGTGWTSEPLEKENLITCKNLLTMTSGIEDIANGDAVTPESLQYKADASTRWAYHNVYVKLQDVIAQASGQTWNTYFNTKLRDKIGMNGTWIQVDNNSVYWSTTRSMARFGLLISNKGKWENTVIVNENYINEATNTSQSINLGYGYLWWLNGKSSYHLPQSQAVFQGSIIPNAPNDMFMALGKNDQKIYIIPSKKMVIVRMGDAADNVNLALSDFDDVLWQKINALYQ
- the ftsY gene encoding signal recognition particle-docking protein FtsY, producing the protein MSFFKRIFSSEKKETLDKGLEKSKTTFFSKLSKAVAGKSKVDDEVLDNLEEILVSSDVGVNTTLKIITRIENRVASDKYLGTDELNEILREEIAGLLSETNSGEATEFVIPIQTKPYVLMVVGVNGVGKTTTIGKLAYQFKKAGHKVVLGAADTFRAAAIDQLQIWADRVGVPIVRQNMGSDPASVAFDTLQSAVAQDADIVIIDTAGRLHNKINLMNELTKVKRVMQKVVGDAPHDVLLVLDGSTGQNAFEQAKQFTAATEVTSLAVTKLDGTAKGGVVIGISDQFQIPVKYIGVGEGIEDLQVFNKYEFVDSFFK